One Prinia subflava isolate CZ2003 ecotype Zambia chromosome 9, Cam_Psub_1.2, whole genome shotgun sequence DNA segment encodes these proteins:
- the LOC134554720 gene encoding basic proline-rich protein-like produces MPCSAPEATGCLQPLSPHGHPAGHRVLRRAGPRDRRGKCLRPRGAAQGQVPTSAGGPGLPRLRASPAEQLRLPSGTTPGRAGRRRPGAGRALGAGPAGAGRGWAAAGGRRRERDPQGRSGRGARSGPGEGRDPPERPGAAGHSPPGNARAAAPPASPAPRPPRPAPPPSPGAARPPPAGASRTPHGPAGLGHGGCRCRGCPGRCGRRRLPQPGLLRARLGALPSCQPRQGSVAPQPCVPSRVLAVPRPTAPTLPWEHLGHLGSVEQLCRTAGAARLLPTVGLWSLKPCLSGGGNPGGHPRAGRQAAGGSWQCLDSLLQKRRAPGPLEIIWPSHIISGLALGVWSCCTREGGTSCCTQRAEAQGCSNVPLPGPPPRAFARFKAA; encoded by the coding sequence ATGCCGTGCTCAGCCCCGGAGGCCACGGGGTGtctgcagcccctgtccccGCACGGGCACCCGGCCGGGCACCGTGTCCTGCGGCGGGCTGGCCCCAGGGACCGCCGGGGGAAATGCCTGCGGCCGCGCGGTGCCGCGCAGGGCCAAGTCCCCACGTCAGCCGGGGGCCCCGGGCTCCCCAGGCTGCGGGCCAGCCCCGCGGAGCAGCTCCGCCTTCCCAGCGGCACcacgccgggccgggccgggcggaggcggccgggagcggggcgggcgctgggggccgggccggccggggccgggcggggctggGCGGCCGCGGGAGGGCGGAGGCGGGAGCGGGACCCCCAGGGCCGGAGCGGCCGCGGCGCCCGGAGCGGGCCGGGAGAAGGTAGGGACCCGCCGGAACGGCCGGGGGCAGCCGGGCATTCCCCGCCCGGGAACGCCCGGGCCGCTGCCCCGCCGGcctcccccgccccgcggccgccccggccTGCGCCTCCGccgagccccggcgcggcccggcccccgcccgccggcGCCTCCCGCACTccgcacggccccgccggccTCGGGCATGGGGGCTGCcggtgccggggctgccccggccgcTGTGGCCGGCGGcggctgccccagcccgggctgctgcGGGCTCGGCTGGGCGCGCTCCCCTCGTGCCAGCCGCGCCAGGGCAGCGTGGCCCCCCAGCCCTGCGTGCCCAGCCGGGTGCTCGCTGTGCCCCGGCCCACAGCACCCACGCTGCCCTGGGAGCACCTCGGGCACCTGGGCAGCGTGGAGCAGCTGTGCCGTACAGCGGGAGCCGCCCGTCTGCTCCCCACAGTGGGCTTGTGGTCTCTTAAGCCGTGTCTGTCAGGCGGTGGTAACCCGGGTGGTCACCCCcgggcaggcaggcaggcagctggtGGTAGCTGGCAATGCCTGGACAGCTTGTTGCAGAAAAGAAGAGCACCTGGCCCTTTGGAAATTATCTGGCCGTCTCACATAATTTCTGGTTTGGCACTGGGAGTCTGGAGTTGTTGCACCCGTGAGGGTGGCACAAGTTGCTGTACACAGAGAGCAGAAGCTCAAGGCTGCAGCAATGTGCCTCTCCCGGGTCCTCCTCCGAGGGCATTCGCTCGGTTCAAGGCAGCCTGA
- the CPN1 gene encoding carboxypeptidase N catalytic chain, producing MARWLRPLVGALLLLEGAAALSFLHHRYEELVQALFRVQGQCPYVSRIYSIGRSVEGRHLYVLEFSDYPGIHEPLEPEFKYVGNMHGNEVLGRELLLQLSEFLCEEYRRGNERITRLIQDTRIHIMPSMNPDGYEVAAKQGPDSNGYLTGRNNANGVDLNRNFPDLNTLMYYSREISGPNHHIPLPDNWKSQVEPETLAVIQWISSYNFVLSANLHGGAVVANYPYDKSQDQRFRSHRRTVNTPTPDDKLFQKLAKTYSYAHSWMHRGWNCGDYFADGITNGASWYSLSKGMQDFNYLYTNCFEITLELSCNKFPPEEDLERQWMANREALVAFIEEVHQGIKGMVSDENNNGIAGAVISVQGISHDITSGDMGDYFRLLLPGTYTVTASAEGYQPLTVTTTVGPAGPSLVHFQLKQEVVRKPAERKASGTRMNNKALQKKVVPRATRRGTQR from the exons ATGGCGCGGTGGCTGCGGCCCCTCGTgggagccctgctcctgctcgAGGGCGCGGCCGCCCTCAGCTTCCTCCACCATCGCTACGAGGAGCTGGTGCAGGCCCTGTTCCGAGTGCAGGGCCAGTGCCCCTACGTCAGCCGCATCTACAGCATCGGCCGCAGCGTCGAGGGCCGGCACCTCTACGTGCTGGAGTTCAGCGACTACCCGGGCATCCACGAGCCCC TGGAGCCCGAGTTCAAGTATGTTGGGAACATGCATGGGAACGAGGTGCTGGGCcgtgagctgctgctgcagctctccgAGTTCCTGTGCGAGGAGTACCGCCGGGGCAACGAGCGCATCACGCGCCTCATCCAGGACACGCGCATCCACATCATGCCCTCCATGAACCCCGACGGGTACGAAGTGGCTGCCAAGCAG GGCCCAGACAGCAATGGGTACTTGACAGGGAGGAACAATGCCAATGGAGTGGACTTGAACCGCAACTTCCCTGACCTCAACACACTCATGTACTACAGCAGGGAGATCAGCGGGCCAAATCACCACATCCCGCTGCCTGACAACTGGAAAAGCCAG GTGGAGCCAGAGACATTGGCTGTGATCCAGTGGATCAGCAGCTACAACTTTGTGCTCTCAGCCAATCTGCACGGTGGAGCAGTGGTGGCAAATTACCCCTATGACAAGTCCCAGGATCAGCGGTTCAGGAGCCACCGGCGCACAGTCAACACTCCTACCCCTGATGATAAGTTGTTCCAGAAG CTGGCCAAGACCTACTCGTACGCCCACAGCTGGATGCACCGGGGCTGGAACTGTGGGGACTACTTTGCTGATGGCATCACCAATGGGGCATCCTGGTACTCGCTCAGCAAAG GCATGCAGGACTTCAATTACCTCTACACCAACTGCTTTGAAATCACTCTGGAGCTAAGCTGCAATAAGTTTCCCCCCGAGGAGGACCTGGAGCGGCAGTGGATGGCCAACCGGGAGGCCCTTGTTGCTTTCATTGAAGAG gtcCACCAGGGCATCAAAGGGATGGTGTCAGATGAGAACAACAACGGCATTGCAGGAGCAGTGATTTCTGTCCAGGGAATCAGCCATGACATCACCTCTG GGGATATGGGGGATTATTtccggctgctgctgcctggcacctACACTGTCACAGCCTCTGCAGAGGGGTACCAGCCCCTGACAGTGACAACAACAGTGGGCCCAGCTGGACCTTCATTG GTGCATTTCCAGCTCAAACAAGAAGTGGTGAGAAAGCCTGCGGAGCGTAAAGCCTCAGGCACACGTATGAACAACAAAGCCCTTCAGAAGAAGGTGGTGCCAAGAGCCACCCGCCGGGGGACCCAAAGATGA